The window ACCATTCTTATCCCTTATGGAGGCATTTAAAAGTAGACTATGTCGgcactggcctgttggctcagtggtcgagcatcggcccggcatgtggaagtcctgggttcgaatcctagtcagggcacacaggagaagtgaccatctgcttttccacccccccccctctcatttctttctttctccccccccccctcctcccacagccatggctccaatggttaaagaaagttggccccaggaattgaggatggctccatggcctatgcctccGGCACTAGGCACtaagctcagttgccaagcaatggagcagcacccccagctgggcagagcatcgccaggtagggggcttaccagggtggaccctggttgggatgcatgcagaagCCTTTttgtctgcctcctgcctctcaattaaaaaaaaaaaaagtagactatGTCCATTCAAGATCATTTAAAAAGATCAAAGATCAATAAGCTGATACAACTGATGACTTCTGAACATGTTCTGTGTTCAGGTCCTCAAAACTGGTGTcctaaaaagcattttaaaatgataCCATTATAAATGCTTAGAAGCACATCATGGTTTTACATTTTGCActttcctctcattttcttttcgaTCCTGTTTCCCCTTTGTACTAACTAACCCATACTTTCTTCTGTGGCCTCACATTGAAGGTATGCTCTCTTGTTACAGTTGATGaaattttctaagtaaacttAAATCCTTTATgaaatagagagaaaatatacaataaagaGGTATTAAAAAATGCTATCATtaagtttaacattttaaaattatgtctttGTATTCTGCAAACCTGGAAACATTCCTTAAAATTAATTggattaaaaatagttttcttataGACACAAGATGTGTAATGTTCAATGTTCCTACTCCTTTAATGTTTCCTGTACTTGCTGAGTAGTAATGACATAATGCCTCAGAGTAGATGGCTAAAAAAAGCCTAATTTAAATATTCAAACAAGAAAAGTTATCAAGTTTTAAGGGCAGGGAATAGTCTAAGTTTTAAATACTATTCTTTTAAAAGGACAACTCATAGGGCCcatacaaaatagtttgctaGCAAATGGCAACCTTGTGATACAAAGATTATATCTTCCTATATCATTGTTGATAGAGAACTCAGAATTACTAACAATTGTTACTTGAGTATTTTCAGTAGATTTTATACTGAGTGGACAGAAGAGTAATGCcacaataaaaatgttctaaatatgtttcttttttcactacttaaaaaaattattttactttttttttttttttttttttacagagacagagagagagtcagagagagggatagacaggaatggagagatgagaagcatcaatcattagtttttcgttgtgacaccttagttgttcattgattgctttctcatatgtgccttgaccgtggggttacagcagaccaagtaaccccttgctcgagccagcgaccttgggtccaagctggtgagcttttgctcaaactggatgagcctgtgctcaagctggcgaccttggagtctcgaacctgagtcctccgcatcccaatctgatgctctattcactgcaccaccgcctggtcaggcaattattttactttctaattttaGTTGGTATATCTTTTATTTCCCCCCACTATTAGTTTCCAGATCTAATAGAGAAAGGGGCAAAAGAACTAATGTGTCCTTTGGCCTCTTTCTTTAGTGAGGTGCTCTCAGGTCTGGTGGAGAACATGGTCCTTAGAATGATTGagtaaaaatgtttttggaagatTCTGTAGGTAGGATAAACAGCAGAATCACTTGAAAAAAACTTTAAGGTTGGTAAGTtcatggaaaatttttattttcaagtaagtCTACATAAACACATTATGATGTGAACATAAAAACCTAAGTTATaatttttcactaaaataaaacacccaaattcTATATacagtgtatctttttttttttttagagaaaatatttttttcagcccAGCATGGACTGAAGCTAGGAAAGGCTCTCTGTGAAGACTAACCTTTGTCCGTCCCAGCTATAGGCAATGTTCGGGAGATACTGCTTCAGTTCTACAGGGAAAACTGTGGGCAGGTCAAATTCCTGGTAACAGACATTAGCTGGCCTGTCTAGGAACAAGGATGCCATTTTTAGAAACAGAGCCATATTACAAGGTCATGGGAAACAGGACTGtgcaatgctggtggccgaggccaggcaggttcacattggattcaggcagatggtagaaaaactacGGAGTCAGAAAGCGTTGAGCCAttactgtttaataaagtcttgcaacagtggacaagcaaacaggcaggggaaaaacctcttctcaggcaaagaaacagcaaaaaaatgccccctcacagtggcgggcgggagggcaggcaatccacaatccgcTACCCGCAATCCCCTGGTgcaagtacccatagccttacatagactctGCACACGTGCTTCTGCCACGGGCTCACgcaccaatcaagcaaagtgTTTGCAGCCGGTAAGCCAGTGAGCAAGCCCAACATAGCTGTTTCCCCAACAGACTGAATTATGACACTTGATGTGGGGTTTTCTAAATTATCAGAACATGCTCAATTTAGTAATtactattatgttccaggcactgctaAGCTTTATATATACAACACATATATGTctatggttgttgttttttttaaatttacttgttgaagatgaggaaacagggTCAGAAGGTTAAAGGCTAAGGAGACGAGTCAGGCCTCAAGTTCACGTCTCCCTATCGCCAAAGCCTATGCTAAGGCAGCCAGATAGATGATCAAACTTACACTTGTGGGAAAGTCAAGCCTCAGAGAAGGTTAAATTATTTACAAAGTTAATAACAGAAAGGGGAGACCAGTCTAGTGGTTAATCTACAAGGCTATATAGGGGCACAgacaaaataatttctaaattaacgTAATGCTGGTGGCAGAGGACAGGCAGGTCCACCCTGGATTCCAGCAGACGGTACAGAAACTGTGGAACCAGAAAGCCTGGGGCCATTCCCGTTTAGCAGAGTCTCATAATGGTGGCTGAGTAACCTGGCAAAGGAAACCTCTTCCCACAGCAGcaagtgaacaaacagcaaaaaaaagcgcctcacagtggcgggcaggcaatccaccatccacccCGAGTGCAAGCACTCGTAGCCTTACTTAGACTATACAAacatggtgctgccacatgctcatgcactaatcaggctcAAGTACAAGCCAGCAAGACTAACATAGCAGTTTTCTCAACTGTTAACTATTAAAAAATGATGATTATAATGACCAAAAGGGCAGTTTTCAATTGCCTATGTTGACTGCAACACCAAAACAAAAGTAGTAAATTAAAGAGTTCCAATTAATGTATATTATTGTTTCTCCAAATTCTCTCTTTGACATCTGTCTCAAAGAGTGAGTTTCTGTAAGGGCTTCAGATTGCTGAGATGTTAAATTCCACTGCCCCTGGCATTCAGTCATATGGCAAAGGAAGAGAATGATTTCTAACTCTTTAATATCCGTCTCATGGCCCCACAATGCCAGCTTACCATTGGAACAATTGTTGACATACTGTCCTACAGCCAGAGGATTCTGAGTTTCTGATGTTAGCCACGTACTATCGCTCATTTTGAAAGGGCCAAGTCGATCCCTTCTGTTGCAAGATCTGAAACAGGTGAAAGTATTGCTAAGGGATAGCTCTTCTCTTCAAGttcaaaaacacaaaattaactTTGCAACTGAAAAAGtgctatttttcttaaaaaaacaaaacaaaacaacatacaaaGAAAACCTTTAGTCTAATCAATTGGGCAACTAAGGCTAGTGATTATAGTCCTTGGGGTATGGTTCTGTTTCCTATAACTAAACTTGAACATGGCACCATCAACTTACCTGTACACAAGTCTTGATATTCCTTTGTCATTTCCATCAATGAGTATGCCATCCAAGCatctaaaaataaatggattTCCAATGGACTGGAAAAAGATTGGCTCGTATTTCTGATACACTGTACCTATTATGCAACAAGACAAAGACAAATGATGGCGTGTAAAAATCACCAACATCATGACAAGGACCTTTCTCTGCAACATACACAGAACATGTAACAGTTTTAGTTTCTCAACCTTTTTTCCTAACATTTTACCTCCAATCTAGACCATCACATTCCCTTTGGCTAGTTTCTCCCTTTAAAGAGTACCCCAAGGCAGAGAGCACAGAACCAACAGCTGAGAAAGGTATGACTTGGTTCACAAAAACATGTACATGTTTCAGGCTGGGGTTTACAGAGTcgtgtttttgttcttttctagtcACACGTGATTAGACATCTATCAGAGCATCTTTTCGGAAATGTATTTTGTTAATGGCCAATTAAATACTGTAGACATACATGGGTACAGAGGAGTCTGACATTCAGGTGGAGTCCCCCTTCACCAGCAAATGGAGGAAAGGAGACAATGTTGCACCTACTGGATGCTTCTTATGTTCCAGGCATGTTAATCCCTTATGTTTATTTCAGAATTCATTTGTTGTTGGCTGTACATTCAGTGTTTACAGAGTCAATGTGTAGGAAAAAATTGAGACCCTCTTGCTAGGGATGAAAATTAGTTCTTGAAGGACTTTCTGGAATCATAAGTCTCTCCAACTTAAACATCCACATATATTTTCCACTACACCAAATAAGAGAATGTGAGCTTAACAAATGACATAGTCTACTGAGCAGCCTAATTAAAGAGCTTTTGCAAAGAAGCTGCTTTACTTTCCAAATGCAGAAATGGCAGGAAGGTCTTGATTCAGGGATGTAGGGGTTGAAAATCTCTTTCATGTTTTAATCTACATCCTTTTTTCCTTTAGTTACCAATTATCTACACCAAAATGACTTACTCTCTCGTGTTTTCTAAGCAATAAATCTGATCAAAGGAAGCCATTCCATAATCTCCTAAATGGAAACATTGACTagaaaaatttccttaaaatgcATTTATGCCAATAAATACCTATGGATACTTTGTAACACataaagtaatttataaacaGTTAATTTCCAAATCCAGATTTAAAAATCTTCCAATTCAACTCCTTACTCTAAGGATTACAGGACtaggtttatcttttttttttttttgaacgtATATTTACCAGGATACATGGATACAACTGTGCCTTTTGTTGCCAGTCCTTTAGTGACAAAAACACCTCTTCCAGCAGACATCAATGAGCTAGTTGCCCGAGCAACACTGAAACCCAGTGTCTTATAAAGAATATCCTCTGGTTTAAAGACATTTTGCTGATGACATCTGTTTTCAAGCAGTTCCACCCTTGGATGTTGACCTGATAGGAGGTCTTGATATTTTGAGTGAACAAGTTCTGGAAGCACTGTCAAGATTGCCGCTTGTTTATCGAAATCATTTACGAATAGAGCCTGGAAAACTTTCAGTAACATTCCGAGAACATCTTCATCAGAGATAACCTTGTCCTTAAATGCCTCTGGAACATATCGGAGAGTCCTAAAAAACGGGAGAAATCTCTAATCACTACCCTTCAGCTGATAAACGCCAGCGGGACTGTCTTTAGGCcttctggggtcactggctccatgAAAATAATCTCGTGAGTTTGAAGCACAGACAACTAAGAGCTGTTCAGGGGTAGAGTTATCAAACGGCCAACAATACATACCCAAGGGAAAAAACTGCCAAGGTTTATGAAAGGCCCAATCCTACCGCATGTCATGTGGCCGAGTCCTTGCATTTGGAGATATTAGGTCCTAAAGGTGGTATAAGTGGCGTGGGGGTGGAGTGACAGAGCAGCCCCCACGGCCACCCATCTGACTGTCGCGCCACTGAGAATCCCCGCAGGCCATGGCTTTTCCTAGCCTTGTAGTTTCAAATACACATCGCAGGTCACATTTTATACACGTTGTCACATCCTCTCTCAGGAGTGAGCACTTCCTTCATGGCTGCAACAGTGTGATGCCATCATCCTATGGCTTTTACCTCTGGACCAAAAGAAAGTTCACGACGCCTCTGGAAACTGGGGCTCTAACCGCTCCCGTGGACATCACGGGGACCTGCCCCACCAGCGCACAACGGACTGGCGCCGGCGACACCCGCCCGCCGCCACCCGCTGGCCCAGGCGCGGACCCGCGCCCACGCGCGGCACTCCCACCGCTGAACGCAGGTCTCGCCGCCAGCGGGTGGCTCTCACCACGTGAACCAGCCCGGGCCTGGTCTTTCTAGGACGTCCACCTGCTAGCCACGCCGGGTGGAGGGCCGGCTGCGCACCACACGCCGCGCTGCACGTCTCATTCAAAACTTTCCACACTTCGCAGGCGCGCGAGCCAGCGCAGACTGCTAAACCGAACCGACCTGGGCACAGCGCCCACTTGGCCAAACCCGCCGCGCGGGGCACGACGGGAAATAGGCCTCAGGCCCCGCCCACCCCTAAGCTCCACGACCCGTCGGGCGCCCGGCCCTCCTCTGACTCCCGCAGCCTCAACCACGGCCACGCCCACCTCGGGCCGAGCTTGTCTCAGGCTCCACCCACC is drawn from Saccopteryx leptura isolate mSacLep1 chromosome 1, mSacLep1_pri_phased_curated, whole genome shotgun sequence and contains these coding sequences:
- the SETD9 gene encoding SET domain-containing protein 9 isoform X3 — translated: MPGRLLLGLGQWWRRYKYRFVPWVALNLSHNPRTLRYVPEAFKDKVISDEDVLGMLLKVFQALFVNDFDKQAAILTVLPELVHSKYQDLLSGTVYQKYEPIFFQSIGNPFIFRCLDGILIDGNDKGISRLVYRSCNRRDRLGPFKMSDSTWLTSETQNPLAVGQYVNNCSNDRPANVCYQEFDLPTVFPVELKQYLPNIAYSWDGQSSLRCVVLVALRDIRQGEELFSNYYTIVS
- the SETD9 gene encoding SET domain-containing protein 9 isoform X1, giving the protein MPGRLLLGLGQWWRRYKYRFVPWVALNLSHNPRTLRYVPEAFKDKVISDEDVLGMLLKVFQALFVNDFDKQAAILTVLPELVHSKYQDLLSGQHPRVELLENRCHQQNVFKPEDILYKTLGFSVARATSSLMSAGRGVFVTKGLATKGTVVSMYPGTVYQKYEPIFFQSIGNPFIFRCLDGILIDGNDKGISRLVYRSCNRRDRLGPFKMSDSTWLTSETQNPLAVGQYVNNCSNDRPANVCYQEFDLPTVFPVELKQYLPNIAYSWDGQSSLRCVVLVALRDIRQGEELFSNYYTIVS
- the SETD9 gene encoding SET domain-containing protein 9 isoform X2; amino-acid sequence: MPGRLLLGLGQWWRRYKYRFVPWVALNLSHNPRTLRYVPEAFKDKVISDEDVLGMLLKVFQALFVNDFDKQAAILTVLPELVHSKYQDLLSGQHPRVELLENRCHQQNVFKPEDILYKTLGFSVARATSSLMSAGRGVFVTKGLATKGTVVSMYPGTVYQKYEPIFFQSIGNPFIFRCLDGILIDGNDKGISRLVYRSCNRRDRLGPFKMSDSTWLTSETQNPLAVGQYVNNCSNAPCAVLSLSHSGTSDKEKSFFQTTIQLLADSECKIGFSTQY